A single genomic interval of Sphingobium sp. WTD-1 harbors:
- the istA gene encoding IS21 family transposase, with amino-acid sequence MSQRAAAKRFNVSRDTVRKMLSFSSPPGYRRQSVPQRPKLDGFVAIIDGWLEGDRSVPRKQRHTAKRVFDRLRTEHGFTGGYTIIKDYIREREQRSREMFVPLAHPAGDAQADFGEALVEIGGVEQKAYFFALDLPHSDACYVRAYPAAVAEAWVDGHVHAFAFFGAVPRSIVYDNDRCLVAKILPDGTRQRATLFSAFLSHYVIRDRYARPGKGNEKGNVEGLVGYCRRNFMVPIPKFPTWEAFNLWLEEQCRKRQQDKVRGQSETIGERLERDLAAMQPLPATPFEACDQKGGRVSSQSLVRYRTNDYSVPVAWGHQEVWIRAYVDEVVIGCRSEVIARHPRCYAREEVVFDPLHYLPLIEQKINAFDQAAPLQGWDLPEAFTTLQRLMEGRMHKHGKREYVQVLRLLETFTLADLQAAVEQAIDLGAIGFDAVKHLVLCRIERVPPRLDLDVYPFLPRTTVEKTFARAYLSLLSDRQEAA; translated from the coding sequence ATGAGCCAACGGGCGGCGGCGAAGCGTTTCAATGTGTCGCGCGATACGGTACGCAAGATGCTGTCGTTTTCATCGCCGCCGGGTTACCGGCGCCAGTCCGTACCGCAGCGCCCGAAGCTGGACGGGTTTGTGGCGATCATTGATGGATGGCTTGAGGGTGACCGCAGTGTCCCGCGCAAGCAACGCCATACGGCGAAGCGGGTATTCGACCGTTTGCGCACCGAGCATGGTTTCACCGGCGGCTATACGATCATCAAGGATTACATCCGGGAGCGCGAACAGCGCAGCCGGGAGATGTTCGTGCCGCTGGCGCACCCTGCGGGAGATGCGCAGGCCGATTTCGGGGAAGCGCTGGTGGAGATCGGCGGGGTGGAGCAGAAGGCCTACTTCTTCGCGCTCGATCTGCCGCACAGTGATGCCTGCTATGTGCGGGCCTATCCGGCGGCGGTGGCGGAGGCCTGGGTGGACGGACACGTGCATGCCTTCGCGTTTTTCGGCGCGGTACCGCGCTCGATCGTCTATGACAACGATCGCTGCCTTGTGGCGAAGATCCTGCCCGACGGCACGCGGCAGCGTGCCACGCTGTTCAGCGCTTTCCTGTCACATTACGTGATCCGCGACCGCTATGCTCGCCCGGGCAAGGGGAACGAGAAAGGCAATGTGGAGGGGCTGGTAGGCTATTGCCGGCGCAACTTCATGGTGCCGATCCCGAAGTTCCCGACCTGGGAGGCGTTCAACCTGTGGCTGGAGGAGCAATGCCGCAAGCGCCAGCAGGACAAGGTGCGCGGGCAGAGCGAGACGATCGGTGAGCGCTTGGAACGCGATCTCGCGGCCATGCAGCCTCTGCCCGCTACACCCTTCGAGGCCTGCGATCAGAAAGGCGGGCGGGTCTCCTCGCAATCCCTGGTGCGCTACAGGACCAACGATTATTCGGTTCCGGTGGCCTGGGGCCATCAGGAGGTCTGGATCAGGGCCTATGTCGATGAGGTGGTGATCGGCTGCCGCAGCGAAGTCATCGCCCGTCATCCTCGTTGCTATGCCCGCGAGGAGGTTGTCTTCGACCCGCTCCATTATCTCCCGCTGATCGAGCAGAAGATCAACGCATTCGACCAGGCTGCGCCTTTGCAGGGCTGGGACCTGCCCGAAGCGTTCACGACACTGCAGCGGTTGATGGAAGGGCGCATGCACAAACATGGCAAGCGCGAATATGTGCAGGTACTGCGCCTGCTGGAAACGTTCACCCTCGCCGATCTCCAGGCGGCGGTCGAACAGGCCATCGATCTTGGCGCCATCGGCTTCGATGCCGTCAAGCACCTCGTCCTGTGCCGGATCGAACGCGTACCGCCCAGGCTGGACCTGGACGTCTATCCCTTCCTGCCACGCACCACGGTCGAGAAGACCTTTGCCAGAGCCTATCTGAGCCTGCTCTCCGACCGGCAGGAGGCCGCATGA
- a CDS encoding NADH:flavin oxidoreductase/NADH oxidase: MPSLFDPFTLKSITLRNRIAVPPMCQYSAIDGMTNRWHWVHYPSIARGGAGLLIVEATAVSPDGRVTPGCTGLWADTQIDGMARIAAEIKAEGAVAGIQLGHAGRKASANLPWEGDDHIPADDPRCWETISPSAIAFGGGLPKTPRAMTLDDIERVKGDFVSAAKRALEAGFEWLELHFAHGYLGQSFFSVHANQRTDRYGGGWRGRGRFLIETLEEVRKVWPTHLPLTARLGVIEFDGRDEETLADSIALTKEFRAHGIDMLNVSIGFSTIENKIPWQKGFMAPYAASVRQATGLPVATAWGMDDPEVANMAVEQAQLDLVMVAKAHLANPHYPYFAALALKKARPTWVLPAPYAHWLRRYSGMAGTFQ; the protein is encoded by the coding sequence ATGCCGTCTCTGTTCGATCCATTCACGCTCAAAAGCATCACCCTGCGCAACCGCATCGCGGTGCCGCCCATGTGCCAGTATAGCGCAATCGACGGTATGACCAATCGGTGGCACTGGGTTCACTATCCCTCGATTGCGCGCGGTGGCGCTGGCCTTTTGATTGTGGAAGCGACTGCTGTGTCGCCGGACGGACGTGTAACGCCGGGATGCACAGGTCTCTGGGCCGATACGCAGATCGACGGCATGGCGCGCATTGCCGCCGAGATCAAAGCCGAAGGCGCGGTGGCTGGAATTCAACTCGGTCACGCCGGGCGAAAGGCGAGCGCTAATCTCCCTTGGGAAGGGGACGACCATATCCCGGCGGACGACCCGCGTTGCTGGGAAACGATCTCGCCCTCTGCCATTGCGTTCGGGGGCGGTCTGCCGAAAACGCCTCGCGCCATGACACTGGACGACATCGAGCGCGTAAAGGGCGATTTCGTTTCGGCGGCCAAGCGCGCGTTAGAGGCGGGATTTGAATGGCTCGAACTGCATTTTGCGCATGGTTACCTCGGGCAGAGTTTTTTCTCGGTCCATGCCAATCAACGGACCGACCGATATGGCGGCGGATGGCGCGGTCGTGGGCGTTTCCTGATCGAGACACTCGAAGAAGTTCGCAAGGTGTGGCCCACACATCTGCCACTCACCGCGCGTTTGGGCGTCATCGAATTCGATGGCCGCGACGAGGAGACGCTTGCGGACTCGATCGCACTGACAAAGGAGTTTCGCGCCCATGGGATCGACATGCTCAACGTGAGCATCGGCTTCTCGACAATCGAGAACAAGATACCATGGCAAAAAGGCTTCATGGCACCGTATGCCGCTAGTGTACGGCAGGCTACGGGCCTACCCGTCGCAACCGCTTGGGGCATGGACGACCCAGAAGTCGCCAATATGGCCGTCGAGCAGGCCCAACTTGACCTGGTTATGGTTGCTAAAGCCCATCTCGCCAATCCACATTATCCCTACTTTGCAGCCTTGGCACTGAAAAAAGCCCGGCCCACCTGGGTGCTACCCGCGCCTTATGCGCACTGGCTTCGGCGGTATTCCGGGATGGCAGGTACGTTTCAATGA
- a CDS encoding cobalamin-dependent protein (Presence of a B(12) (cobalamin)-binding domain implies dependence on cobalamin itself, in one of its several forms, or in some unusual lineages, dependence on a cobalamin-like analog.) produces the protein MQDNAPNPRVLLTKSFIDSHDRAIATIALALRDAAMEVVVIDYEQPEDVVTVALQEDVDIIGLSFMSGGQVETTQKIVAELQRREVGDLPVVVGGVIRPFDVAPLEAVGVREIFRGGAPLADVVATFQRLARAYRGLV, from the coding sequence ATGCAAGATAATGCGCCAAACCCGCGCGTACTCCTGACGAAGAGCTTTATCGACAGCCATGACCGCGCGATCGCGACGATCGCACTGGCATTGCGCGATGCCGCGATGGAAGTCGTGGTGATCGATTATGAACAGCCCGAAGACGTCGTCACGGTCGCCCTTCAGGAAGACGTCGACATCATCGGACTCAGCTTCATGTCCGGTGGCCAGGTGGAGACGACCCAGAAAATCGTCGCCGAGTTGCAGCGCCGCGAAGTTGGCGACCTGCCGGTGGTCGTGGGCGGCGTCATCCGCCCCTTCGACGTGGCCCCGCTGGAGGCTGTCGGTGTCAGGGAGATATTCCGTGGCGGGGCACCTCTTGCCGACGTCGTGGCAACCTTTCAGCGGCTCGCGCGGGCATATCGGGGACTGGTTTGA
- a CDS encoding nuclear transport factor 2 family protein, whose amino-acid sequence MSIEQNKDVVRQFLARFGTGDADGLIDSLTDDATWWIGGKPTDLPQAGPKTKDGISAVLRGIGAKIPGGIDMRIHGMIGEGDKVAAEVEARGEITNGRIYNNEYHFLFTIREGRIAAVKEYHDTLHLKSVFAA is encoded by the coding sequence ATGTCGATCGAACAGAATAAGGATGTCGTGCGACAGTTTCTCGCCAGGTTCGGGACCGGCGATGCCGATGGCCTGATCGACAGCCTGACGGACGACGCGACCTGGTGGATCGGAGGAAAGCCGACCGACCTGCCACAGGCCGGACCGAAAACGAAGGACGGTATCAGCGCCGTCCTGCGCGGGATCGGCGCGAAAATCCCCGGCGGGATCGACATGCGCATCCACGGAATGATCGGCGAAGGGGACAAGGTCGCAGCCGAAGTGGAAGCACGCGGCGAGATCACCAACGGGCGGATATACAATAATGAATATCACTTCCTGTTCACGATCCGGGAAGGGCGCATCGCTGCCGTGAAGGAATATCATGACACCCTCCACCTGAAGTCCGTGTTCGCGGCATGA
- a CDS encoding glucose 1-dehydrogenase, which yields MNPDLFSLSGRVALVTGASSGIGRVLAQGLAAAGAHVVAVARRAERLDDLVREIEQSGGSAVAAQADVTDVESIERAFDAAEQAFGTVDVIVSNAGVTDARNFLKIDPAARDAVFDTNLRGVWNVGQAAARRLVSAGKGGSIINVASVLGLGVQPGLASYCASKGAVIQLTRAMAVDLTKYNIRVNALAPGWFKTELNEAFFESTAGVERIAQMPARRLGRIEELMGPVIMLASDAGSFMNGSVVVVDGALNALVA from the coding sequence GTGAACCCTGACCTTTTTTCGCTTTCGGGGCGAGTCGCCCTGGTTACAGGCGCGTCGAGCGGGATCGGCCGTGTCCTAGCGCAGGGATTGGCAGCAGCGGGCGCGCATGTGGTGGCCGTTGCCCGCCGGGCCGAACGCCTCGACGACCTTGTCCGTGAAATCGAACAATCGGGGGGCAGCGCGGTGGCGGCCCAGGCTGATGTCACCGACGTAGAGAGCATTGAAAGGGCCTTTGATGCTGCGGAGCAGGCATTCGGAACCGTGGATGTCATCGTCAGCAATGCGGGCGTTACCGATGCGCGCAATTTTCTGAAGATTGATCCGGCCGCTCGTGACGCCGTGTTCGACACCAACCTTCGCGGTGTGTGGAATGTCGGTCAGGCAGCCGCTCGGCGGCTGGTCAGCGCCGGAAAGGGTGGTTCGATCATCAATGTCGCGTCAGTCCTTGGACTGGGCGTGCAGCCTGGCCTGGCAAGCTATTGCGCGTCGAAGGGTGCGGTGATCCAACTCACGCGCGCTATGGCAGTGGACCTGACCAAATATAATATCCGCGTCAATGCTTTGGCGCCGGGCTGGTTCAAGACGGAACTGAACGAGGCTTTCTTCGAGAGCACGGCTGGGGTCGAACGTATCGCGCAAATGCCGGCCCGGCGTCTTGGCAGGATCGAGGAACTCATGGGACCAGTCATCATGCTGGCAAGTGACGCGGGTTCGTTCATGAACGGCTCCGTCGTCGTAGTCGATGGTGCGTTGAATGCCCTGGTAGCCTGA
- a CDS encoding Tn3 family transposase — translation MQDWRAQYLGLTTFPATLTVAEIDELFRLDDDIARMVGARRTPLTRLGLVLQIGFLRLTGRSLNSVQMIPPAVLTRAGQAADISAPQLASIRSIYRRRMTLYQHQQAAMAALAFRDYGDASERALTGHLRRMATQSFDSAALTRQAMIWLFEHRWVLPGQSRIEDRVAAAQAYVTRSIRAEMMQTVGGQCVQRWVQDLSAVHDEETGETLFEWLRKPTTGTSQINIAEAAQRLDALRNLGADRLSLGALPIIGMRHYASGMATQKVQTLALLREPRRAVEIGCWLRLHLLQLNDVVLEQVSRRIGNLWREAHGTVEIRAFRELEVYRAGVNAIRRALGDSSLSDAALRATVVTAIAPLPVATIGTGRAQAIRAEMAARPARLRALLKAVSGLNLAYAEDHPLGIAMTTLGGVYAKDETELAALSTPFASAPRALVEAASTAEERLAAYEVATALLLKRSLRNGAASSVDSIKHRSLSDQLMPSAQWLKHKGSFARAQVLPKSLEGYLGDYEATLTARVTALDAAITAGDIGLREDRLRIPKLKALGEGPEVRATRRALFGAIGAVQLPDILIEIDALTHFSWILLGRQPASTTELTQVYCALLGLGTMQSAASVSRMVAGVSDDQIEHVMRQIIASGQLRAASDAVVNHMLSHPVARRWGTGKQASADMMSLDATRHLWNARTEPRRGTRAIGTYSHILDQWPIIYDQAIVLNQRQAGVALEGVLQQQIAELQRLAVDTHGFTHFAMGLAKVLGFDLCPRLAGFSGRKLYLPCGVAVPARLEPIVERVPLGRTARSGWDGFQHIAASLQSGYGSAATIIERHGSAARGNPVYECGTLVGKVMRSVFMLDYLVNTEFRREVHRLLAQGESLHALQRALLTGRIEAKHGRAKDDANAISGALSLLTNVVLAWNTAAMQTEIEANPALYPTEHLTHIAPVAHRHINMKGVMRFTIEPHHQLVGNGAGKGQKLPVL, via the coding sequence ATGCAGGATTGGCGCGCGCAGTATCTGGGGCTGACGACGTTTCCGGCCACGCTTACTGTCGCTGAGATCGATGAGCTTTTCAGGCTGGACGATGATATCGCCCGCATGGTTGGAGCGCGGCGGACACCGCTGACTCGCCTGGGGCTAGTGCTGCAGATCGGCTTTCTGCGCCTCACTGGGCGTTCGCTGAATTCGGTGCAAATGATCCCGCCAGCTGTGCTGACGCGCGCCGGCCAGGCGGCGGATATTTCGGCTCCGCAATTGGCGTCGATCCGTTCGATCTACCGGCGACGGATGACGCTTTATCAGCACCAGCAGGCTGCGATGGCCGCGCTGGCCTTCAGGGATTATGGCGACGCCAGCGAGCGCGCCCTGACCGGCCATTTGCGCCGCATGGCGACCCAGAGCTTCGACAGCGCGGCGCTCACGCGCCAGGCGATGATCTGGCTTTTTGAGCACCGTTGGGTGCTGCCGGGCCAAAGCCGGATTGAAGACCGGGTGGCAGCTGCTCAAGCCTATGTCACCAGGTCCATTCGCGCAGAGATGATGCAAACAGTTGGTGGGCAATGCGTGCAGCGTTGGGTCCAGGATTTGTCTGCCGTCCATGACGAGGAAACGGGCGAGACGCTGTTTGAATGGCTGCGCAAGCCCACTACCGGTACAAGCCAGATCAATATTGCCGAAGCAGCGCAGCGGCTCGACGCGCTGCGGAACCTGGGGGCTGACAGGCTATCACTGGGCGCCCTGCCGATAATCGGAATGCGCCATTATGCCAGCGGCATGGCTACCCAAAAAGTTCAAACCCTGGCTTTGCTCAGGGAGCCGCGCCGCGCCGTCGAGATTGGGTGCTGGTTGCGCTTGCACCTTCTCCAGTTGAACGATGTCGTGCTTGAGCAGGTCAGTCGGCGCATCGGCAACCTGTGGCGCGAAGCGCATGGGACAGTCGAGATCCGCGCCTTTCGCGAACTTGAAGTCTATCGCGCCGGTGTGAATGCTATCCGACGGGCACTGGGCGACTCCAGCCTCTCCGATGCTGCATTGCGTGCGACAGTGGTGACCGCGATTGCGCCGTTGCCGGTGGCGACTATCGGTACCGGGCGGGCGCAGGCGATTCGTGCCGAAATGGCTGCACGGCCTGCGCGCTTGCGGGCCCTGCTCAAAGCGGTGTCCGGCTTGAACCTCGCCTATGCAGAGGATCATCCCCTTGGGATTGCCATGACCACACTGGGAGGCGTCTATGCCAAAGACGAGACCGAATTGGCGGCTCTAAGCACGCCGTTTGCATCGGCCCCGCGCGCCTTGGTCGAAGCTGCATCCACGGCGGAGGAAAGGCTGGCGGCCTATGAGGTGGCCACCGCGCTATTGCTCAAGCGCTCGCTGCGCAATGGTGCCGCGAGCAGCGTAGACAGCATCAAGCACCGCAGTCTTTCCGATCAGCTGATGCCGTCCGCGCAGTGGCTCAAACACAAGGGCAGCTTCGCCCGGGCGCAGGTACTGCCCAAGTCCCTTGAGGGCTATCTCGGCGATTACGAAGCGACATTGACCGCCCGGGTGACCGCGCTCGATGCCGCGATCACCGCCGGTGACATCGGCCTGCGCGAAGACCGGCTGCGGATCCCAAAGCTCAAGGCGCTTGGCGAGGGCCCGGAAGTCAGGGCGACACGCAGGGCCCTGTTCGGGGCGATCGGCGCGGTCCAACTGCCAGATATTTTGATCGAGATCGATGCCCTTACCCATTTCTCATGGATCCTCTTGGGACGGCAGCCTGCCAGCACGACCGAGCTGACACAGGTCTATTGTGCCCTGCTGGGATTGGGCACGATGCAGAGCGCGGCCAGCGTCAGCCGGATGGTTGCGGGCGTCAGCGATGACCAGATCGAACATGTGATGCGCCAGATTATCGCAAGCGGGCAGCTGCGCGCCGCAAGTGACGCAGTCGTCAACCACATGCTCTCCCACCCAGTTGCACGGCGATGGGGCACAGGTAAACAGGCATCGGCGGACATGATGAGTCTGGACGCCACGCGGCACCTTTGGAACGCGCGCACCGAACCGCGCCGCGGCACCAGGGCGATTGGCACTTATTCGCATATTCTCGATCAGTGGCCGATTATCTACGATCAGGCTATCGTGCTCAACCAGCGCCAGGCCGGGGTCGCACTTGAAGGTGTGTTGCAGCAGCAGATCGCCGAGCTGCAGCGCCTGGCGGTCGACACCCACGGCTTCACCCATTTCGCAATGGGATTGGCCAAGGTTCTGGGCTTTGACCTATGCCCCCGCCTCGCCGGCTTTTCAGGGCGCAAGCTCTACCTGCCGTGCGGTGTTGCTGTGCCGGCCCGGCTTGAGCCGATTGTCGAGCGGGTACCGCTCGGCCGCACGGCACGCAGCGGATGGGATGGTTTCCAGCATATCGCGGCCTCGCTCCAGAGCGGGTATGGTTCCGCCGCGACCATCATCGAGCGGCATGGCAGCGCCGCACGGGGAAACCCGGTCTACGAATGCGGCACCCTGGTCGGCAAGGTCATGCGCAGCGTGTTCATGCTCGACTATCTCGTCAACACAGAATTCCGGCGCGAGGTTCATCGGCTGCTTGCCCAGGGTGAATCGCTCCATGCCCTGCAGCGCGCATTGTTGACCGGACGGATCGAGGCCAAGCATGGCCGAGCCAAGGATGATGCGAACGCCATCAGCGGGGCCCTCTCCTTGCTCACCAACGTCGTGCTGGCTTGGAATACCGCGGCGATGCAGACCGAAATTGAGGCCAATCCTGCCCTCTACCCAACTGAGCATCTGACGCATATCGCGCCAGTCGCGCACCGTCACATCAACATGAAGGGCGTCATGCGTTTCACCATCGAGCCACACCACCAATTGGTGGGTAACGGCGCCGGAAAAGGTCAAAAGCTGCCAGTTCTATGA
- the meaB gene encoding methylmalonyl Co-A mutase-associated GTPase MeaB yields MTGLCSGLDAASLLDGVRGRDPLAIARAITAIENRTPVGTELAVAVRGQVSLCRTLGVTGPPGAGKSSLINGLVQEMLPRYGRLAILTVDPSSPISGGAVLGDRVRMAAHSANPDVFIRSLATRGHLGGVTRTTRSVMDLLAAGGMDLVIVETVGTGQSEVEVAELTDIKLVVCAPGLGDEMQAIKAGVLEIADLLVVNKSDLPDAARTAAHLNAMLHHRGHDERRSVLSASTVSGDGMKALADAIDARFAELPSALPVVAFRRTNPRSMLASDVAEMAAAMVLDTSDPQFDEIAEDVAHGTLSRDDGARTAIGILARPDPLTEMRN; encoded by the coding sequence TTGACTGGTCTGTGCTCAGGACTGGACGCTGCATCCCTTCTCGATGGGGTCCGCGGCCGCGACCCGCTGGCGATTGCGCGTGCCATCACGGCGATCGAGAACCGCACTCCAGTCGGGACTGAACTGGCCGTCGCTGTGCGCGGTCAGGTCAGTTTGTGCCGAACGCTGGGCGTGACGGGGCCACCGGGAGCCGGAAAATCCTCACTAATCAACGGCCTCGTGCAGGAAATGCTGCCGAGATACGGTCGCCTGGCGATATTAACGGTCGATCCATCCAGCCCGATCAGCGGCGGTGCCGTCCTGGGCGATCGGGTGCGCATGGCCGCACATAGCGCGAACCCGGACGTGTTCATTCGCTCTCTGGCGACGCGCGGCCATCTGGGCGGCGTGACGCGCACCACGCGGTCCGTCATGGACCTTTTGGCAGCCGGCGGGATGGACCTCGTGATCGTCGAGACCGTGGGCACCGGACAGTCCGAAGTCGAGGTTGCAGAACTTACCGACATCAAGCTTGTCGTTTGTGCACCGGGCCTGGGCGACGAGATGCAGGCGATCAAGGCTGGCGTACTGGAAATCGCCGATCTGCTGGTGGTGAACAAATCGGATCTGCCGGACGCCGCTCGAACCGCCGCGCACTTGAATGCAATGCTTCATCATCGGGGTCATGATGAGCGTCGATCCGTTCTCTCTGCATCAACGGTGAGCGGTGATGGCATGAAGGCGCTTGCTGATGCGATTGACGCAAGGTTTGCTGAACTTCCGTCGGCACTACCTGTCGTGGCATTCAGGCGGACCAATCCGCGATCGATGCTCGCCAGCGATGTGGCCGAAATGGCGGCGGCCATGGTGCTGGACACGTCCGACCCCCAGTTTGACGAAATAGCCGAAGACGTCGCGCACGGCACCTTATCGCGCGACGACGGGGCCAGGACCGCGATAGGCATATTGGCCAGACCCGACCCACTGACTGAAATGAGGAATTGA
- a CDS encoding nuclear transport factor 2 family protein, with amino-acid sequence MSAEQSKDVVRKLLAKFGQCDVEGVIDMLTEDSTWWVGGKPDQFALAGPKTKEEISAILRGVLGEIPNGLEMRLRSMIAEGDTVAAEVESYGELNNGRVYNNEYHFLFNVRGEKISLAKEYLDTMHTNSIFLT; translated from the coding sequence ATGTCAGCAGAACAGAGCAAGGATGTCGTCCGCAAATTACTCGCAAAGTTCGGCCAGTGCGACGTCGAGGGCGTCATCGACATGCTGACAGAGGATTCCACATGGTGGGTCGGCGGAAAGCCGGACCAATTCGCATTGGCCGGACCCAAAACAAAGGAAGAAATCAGCGCAATCCTGCGAGGCGTATTGGGAGAGATACCAAACGGCCTTGAAATGCGATTGAGATCGATGATCGCGGAAGGCGATACTGTCGCTGCCGAAGTTGAGTCCTATGGTGAATTGAACAATGGTCGTGTCTACAACAACGAGTATCATTTCTTGTTCAATGTTCGCGGAGAGAAAATATCCTTGGCCAAGGAATATCTCGATACGATGCACACCAATTCTATTTTCTTAACTTGA
- a CDS encoding methylmalonyl-CoA mutase family protein: MTSTGTKTEDSAYERWQQTVAARYKDRSFVARNRSGVEVEPVYGGLDRMGNEAEMPGQYPYTRGIYPIHYQYQPWMDLQIIGFGLPAQTRERMDLLLEQGGSKGYFDREAYNFIFDMPTSMGYDPDHPGVRGSIGDCGISVCKASDYEVLLAGKDLAKTTVSLVLNAGSPAMLGLYLAAAKRRGFAFDTLGGNLTNYIWDFFGHSGGTNFSPRGSYRLVADIAAYCSQHVPLWNPLTISEHNICEAGATNVQAVAYSIAAIIAVNEECVKLGIEPDSVVPRFGFHVRYGENFFEEVAKTRALRRVYAKVNRERFGCKKSGSLQARIHAQTAGSLLTVQQPLNNLVRNAYGALAAVLSGANGMTINAYDEALGLPTEEAVTLSLRTSQIIAEETGAVHVSDPFGGSYYIESLTDEIERRVFEIIADIDDRGGLIACIESGWVKQQVSAAAYQWRQEIESGARTMVGVNKYTTDEPEQYAVFQPDPEAARLAIEDIERHRRDRDAARCSEALDKLRRAAVDVSEGRAIGSVMENLVAAAEADATLGEMQAILHDVFGRNK, from the coding sequence ATGACCAGCACAGGCACAAAGACAGAAGACAGCGCCTATGAGCGCTGGCAGCAGACGGTGGCGGCGCGGTACAAGGATCGCTCCTTCGTCGCCCGCAACAGGTCGGGCGTGGAAGTCGAGCCTGTCTATGGCGGCCTCGACCGGATGGGCAATGAGGCGGAAATGCCGGGGCAGTATCCCTACACCCGTGGCATCTACCCGATCCATTACCAGTATCAGCCGTGGATGGACCTGCAGATCATCGGCTTCGGCCTGCCCGCACAGACGCGCGAGCGCATGGACCTGTTGCTGGAACAAGGCGGATCAAAAGGCTATTTCGATCGCGAAGCCTATAATTTCATTTTCGATATGCCGACGTCGATGGGATATGATCCCGACCATCCTGGGGTGCGCGGCAGCATCGGCGATTGCGGCATCTCGGTCTGCAAGGCGAGCGATTACGAAGTGCTTCTCGCCGGCAAAGACCTGGCCAAGACCACCGTTTCGCTGGTTCTGAACGCTGGCTCGCCCGCCATGCTTGGGCTCTATCTGGCAGCGGCAAAAAGGCGCGGCTTCGCGTTCGACACGCTCGGTGGCAACCTCACCAACTATATCTGGGATTTCTTCGGCCATAGCGGCGGCACGAACTTTTCGCCGCGCGGCAGCTACCGGCTGGTCGCGGACATTGCAGCCTATTGTTCGCAGCATGTGCCGCTCTGGAATCCGCTGACGATCAGTGAGCATAATATCTGCGAAGCGGGCGCTACCAATGTCCAGGCCGTGGCTTATTCGATCGCCGCGATCATCGCTGTCAACGAGGAGTGCGTGAAGCTTGGAATCGAGCCGGATTCCGTCGTGCCCCGGTTCGGCTTCCACGTTCGGTACGGCGAGAATTTCTTTGAAGAAGTAGCCAAGACCCGCGCGCTTCGGCGCGTCTACGCCAAGGTCAATCGCGAGCGGTTCGGCTGCAAGAAGAGCGGTTCGCTACAAGCGCGGATTCATGCGCAGACTGCGGGTTCGCTGCTCACGGTACAACAGCCGCTGAACAACCTGGTCCGCAACGCCTATGGTGCGCTGGCGGCAGTGTTGTCCGGCGCGAATGGCATGACCATCAACGCCTATGACGAGGCGCTCGGATTGCCGACGGAAGAGGCAGTAACCTTGTCACTCAGGACGAGCCAGATCATTGCGGAGGAAACCGGCGCGGTCCATGTGTCCGACCCGTTCGGCGGTTCATACTATATCGAATCGCTCACCGACGAGATCGAGCGCCGGGTGTTCGAAATCATCGCGGACATCGACGATCGTGGCGGCCTGATAGCCTGTATCGAATCCGGATGGGTCAAGCAGCAAGTGTCTGCCGCAGCATACCAATGGCGCCAGGAAATCGAGAGTGGCGCGCGCACGATGGTCGGCGTCAACAAGTACACTACCGACGAGCCCGAGCAATATGCCGTGTTCCAGCCCGATCCCGAAGCCGCTCGCCTCGCCATTGAGGATATCGAGCGACATCGCCGGGATCGCGATGCGGCGCGCTGCTCGGAGGCTCTGGACAAACTTCGTCGTGCGGCGGTCGATGTCAGTGAAGGCCGGGCGATCGGATCGGTGATGGAAAATCTCGTTGCTGCGGCCGAAGCGGATGCGACGCTCGGCGAGATGCAGGCGATCCTCCACGACGTTTTCGGTCGTAACAAATAG